The DNA segment GATTAAGCCCATTTCGGAAGGAAAATGCCCCGATGGTCTTAGTGTAGAATTTTATCAGGAATGCTGGAGCACAAATGGCGGCGGTTTTATATAAATCATAATAGCGTGATATAAAAATGCTTACACGCCAAAATCTACTGTATAGTAAAGAATTCTTAATTACGCTAATCcataaaaaaaagcaaaagaagaTTTACAGAATTCCCGATTTCTCTTTCAAACAGCGATGTTAACATTCACATTTACAAAAGTCTTGACAAACCGGTTGAAACGATATCAGGCAAAATACCCGTGAGCAACATTATGCCCAGCCTGGCAAGTTAATTCACGACGCTGCCATCTTGTTACCAGATATTTATGAAAACGCGCGTGCTCGCGATTCGAAGTGTCTGTTTATCTCCATAGACTTTTAAATTGCGCTCGATCCAATAAATCATCAGTGGCTTTTCAATTTCTTGCCAAAAATTTCGTTCTTTCAAAGTCACTCTTTAAAAGTCTTCCTGGCTGACATACAACGGGGAGTATGTAGAGCGGTTACCTTATTACCCAAGAGCTTAGAACGTGAGGCTTCATGTGTTGCTTTTGATACTGATGACAACGAACACCGCGATACATCCTCAAACAACAGGAATTTTTACCAGAGGTGGCTAACCCACAGAGAACATTGTCGCTATTTGGACACCTCTTAGTTTTTCGGTTGTGCTTCTGCTGCCATCTTCTCTGtgtatagttttgttttttcttcttaACTTGTCAACGACAAACAGcaagaaaaaccaaaataccgCAAAAAGAATTTTGGCAAAGTCCCTTACCGTGCACTTGTTCCTCGACTTCGCCATCTCAACTTGCAGTTGCATCTCGATCAATCGTGCACGGTTAGAGCCTTTGGTAATATTTTGCAGCTTGGTTTTGTGCATCTGCACGTTTCCGCTGGTTGTAATATTAGGCCTTGATTCCCTTACACGAAGCATGATACTTTCTGCTGTtggaattttgttttgttacacAACAATTATAATGGTCGTTTAGGGGAAATGACGTCAACTCCGACGCTCACACCGTTATTTCATTTCAGTTATTTCTAGCCCAGAAAGAGAAAGAGGAAAAGAACTTGATTGATTTTGAGTGTTTTATGTTTTCCAAcggcatattttattttaccacTTTCCTTTCTTTGCAAGAAGGAAATATGTTTTatagcggccgttgggtgtttTATGGTTTGCCGCTGGTTGTCGCTCTTAAACAACACCGCATTTGGTATAAAAATGTGCCATTTGATCACCACATGTTTGTTTTGCGATTTAGTCTGCATATTCGGCGACTGTTAAGTCACGCTATCAAATTAGTGAATTAAAAAGACCTTTATTTATTAATGACTCACGTTCTCTGTCACAAAGCATAAACACGGACGAAGAACCTGTTCCTAGATATATCACGAGAACCGGACGTGAGATCACAAAGCCTGcatgttatcgataaaatgaCTTCTATATCTATCCTTTTGAGTATTTTTAGTATTGCTATTTTTTCATGTATATCCGCAACACGGCTACAATTAAGGCTGTGTCATAACAACATTCATACTGGAGAATATCTGATTCCCAAACCTCACAAATGTGTTCGACAGAATGCAACACTAATTCAACGATGTGGAGTGACGATTTATGACCCTGTTCCCAAGAGGAAAATGATACCCATATATAAATGTTCAGTTATATCTACAGCTCTTAAGactatttatttcttttttggggCCAAGACCTGTGACGAAACAGCACTAATTAATCCTGCACCAAGCGTAGAAGCTTGTGCAGATTGGGTCAGAACCAAACGCGCTTCTGGCTATGGTCCTTTAATAAGCTCCAATGTCATGACATGGAGTACTCATAATTCCAATGAACAAAAATATGTATGGCCAAAAGGTTATACACATACTGGGTATAACGCAATATTAATTAAATCTACAACCCTATATGATCATGCACATGACCAGATATCCAGTGCAATTGAGGCCATGACTAATTGTAAACTTGTGGTTATGATTTTGATGACTTATCGGGTATTTTGCAAGCTGTCAGTCAAACTCGTCTCGTGCATGACCAATTATATCATTTTATTGGAAGTAGATCCGACCCAGAAAATACAGCAGATATGTTATACCTGCAACAAAATATAGACAACACCTTAACCAATGTGTTCTTATAAACGATTTCTAGTATTACTTCTCCTATACTAAgtggaatatttttttattctctTAATTTTGATCTACATTTGGAGCATAATTTTCACTTTATggtttttaaagttaacattgCCTATGCTTATATCTATCATTCGTGCCAAAACATATGCTCTTCGTAACAGATCTGTCATAGCACATGCTAGCAACTCTGACTCAAATAACGATAATCAAAATGTGTCTGAACAAGGAGATAATGAAGCTTGTCAAAAGTTAAACCCTGAGCTTTCATAAATGCCATCATTGTACTGCTTTGTAACCTAATTTGCTTCATATATTCTAAGAATACATGTTACCACATTATTGCAAATGTATTGCCAGTATGGATTGTATTATActatattttaacatttgtaGTTATTTGACTTGTACAAAACCGTATTATATCGATTATTGTTATCACTGCCTTGGTGTCAATTATTGCCTATGGcgaatttctttttatttatgttgattttgttgatttatttatgTTGTTTAATTTATGTTGATCATAAAATTGCATTCATTACATTTAAGCAATTTCCTTGGGGGGAGGTGATGTGATAATAAGTAGATATTATAATAAGGGGATATTATATTAAGGATATATTATATGCGTACCAATACTTTTctgttttcagttttaagtcgtgacataaatatCGCGCCTGGCTATCTTGCGTGAGTTATGCAcagttgttcaatgcattcATTCTACTAAGATCAACCATATAATATGGACATCTTTACGCTGTTGCTCtgccaatgttttgtctaaatgtaattgttcaaagaaacttcaattTAATCAGTATATTCAGTTGTCATTCATGTGTAACCATTGATGAATTATATTTGAATAAGTTCAGTGTTaagatagacaactttattgtcatcttcAAAAGGTAGCAAGGACTTTGGTCCTGTAATATAGCAGTGGAAACAAGTCATTATAATATTGATCACTGTTAATTGAAGCCTGTCATCAGACAATAAGccgtcaaggtgaacaattaaatctgtGGGTGAGAAAAGTAGACAACGACCTCATGAGATTCATATATTATCACTCGCAATAAGCATTTCAACAAGTActtattgtagtgaagtgggttaAACTCTCAAGTTCAGGTGCGATATACCAATTTTCTATTACAACCTTATTGTTATTTGTACCTGATGATAATTGCTAGATAGTGTGGTAGATAATGGTTGAGTTTTATGACTAAACTATGTTTTAAACGGTTGcagaattttaaacaaaaagttttgggttcagttaaattattatttgtttcttacatTAAACTAGAAAAGATGGAATTCAGCAACAATCACGCCACTGAAATACTCAGCAATTTGAATGAGTAAGTAgttaattttaagaaaagcTCATTTGTACAAGTATATTTGATacttttctcataaaaatgtcatttttaaacatcatAATTATTGCTGATATGATAAGTAGGTAAAAACACGTATATACGTAtgacaaaatgtaaaaaaaactgATATGTACAATTTGACAGTAACGTTAGTAGTATTGTGTGTTTTGTGCATTGTTTGTTACCTTTACCATCGTTTACCGTCAACGAAGCAAATTTTGATGGGTAAGAAATTGCGCCCACCACAAGGATCGATCCTGGAACCCCTCCCTTTAACTTCTGTGAACATAAAGGAACCCATCTCTGTGCATCCCTTGACCACCCCATACCTGTGCATCCGAAACCAAATGCCTGCACATTTCGTTAATTAACATCAAAAGCAAGCCTGTGTCCTTCTGTCATGCTTCCAACTACCTTGGAGTAACATTGGACGGATTGCTCACCTATCGCCGACACTTAGAGTCGTTACACAAGAAACTTACATCCCATGCTTCCTTTGATAGGACAACTAGTGATCTCAGGCGTGGCTACTACGATCTGTACATCAGCTCGGGTTCTATTCTACTCCGCCGCTGAGAACTAAGAACCTGTCTGGTGTGGCAGTACACACACTCACCAAATCGACAAGCGTCATAAACGGCGCTTTACGTACTGTGACTGGATGTCTGCTTCCCCATATCAATCCCTGTGGAATACATTGGCCTGCGATTTTCGAATGAAAGCACGACCAAGTGGTTGCTTGACTATGGTTCGGGTGGCTGGCTTATACGAATCCTACGTTTAGGAAATTTTCAGATGGCTACTCATAGACTTAAGCAGATCCAGGATTTTAAATCTTATGCCTATGATCACTACACACTGCCTACTATAACAAAGTCTCTACTCTACTGTAATGTGATGAAGTGCTAATATGTCATTGATTGTGATTACTGTAATGGTTGATATCTGTCACAATTTTTCTACATTGGTttccaaaagtaaaaattgttttgtgtttcatGATCTTTATGTCACAAAGGGAAAGAAAAACCACAAAGGACTTCTGtgatttcacaataaaagcTGGAGGAAAACAATTCCCTGTTCACAAATGTGTGGTTGGTTCATTCTCagaatatttcaagaaaatgttcACTACAAAGGTGAAATGGGTTAAATTCTTAATAATTTACTATTTcataaaaacgtttaagtatttacttttttttctttatacGGTAGATGAGAGAAAGTAATTTGAATGAAGGAAGTGTTGAAGAAGTCAGTGGTCCAACAATGGCATCGGTCATTAACTTCATATACACTTCATGCATAATCCTCACTCATGACAATGTATATGATGTATTGGAAGCAGCAGAATATCTATGGATTataagtaattattattattgtagcTGATTCTGTGATACTTGTTGTATTTATTGATATAAAAGCTGTGCATAAAGGTTGCTGGTTTTGACTATCTTATAAAAGTAACTTAAACTGTAGACTCTTCTGTGCAAATGtgcaaagtttggatttttatcctcttaaaaatatttttaagtagAATTCGGTTAATGCAATTAGAACCTCCAAAATTTATCACTCACAACCAATCGGATGTAATAAGCAGTGGTTGTAATAAGCAGTGGTTGTAATAACTTGTTTTCCTAAAACTGCAAATGAACGATTCTTTATGGCATCAAAATGCAATCAATGTGTTGTACAGCATTCACTCAACTTGTAGGCGGAAACAGTCTGTTTATGAGTAGCTGTTCCTGATATTCGGACGGTTTAGGCTCTGGGCTTGCCCATAATGCGATCTGTGTTCGATACCTAGTGACGCTACCTTTATAATGCTATTTGGCAAGGCATTAAACAATGCTTGCTCTTGTGCAGTggtcctggtgaacagttctgcgtttgggaaataatatataaaaatcgacataaaataaaatattcgacataaaaatcaagaaaacGAAATGAAAGAATATAGTTTTACAATTGGAACTTGGACAATGGCAAGCTTGGTAACTGGAGCACAAGCGACGAGGGCTCATCGCTGGGTTACAGTTGTGGAAAGATTTTCTTTCTTCCGAGGATAAAGTTTATCTTACCACACCATTTGTTCCATAATTGGCCATAGTTTCTTCTCAGTAAACAGCTCCATTTACCCACACAGCttgttcatttaaaaatttgttcatTACCACAACCATAGGCCATTATTTGAACACAATAAAGAATAATTTGCCTCCATGAGGAATCGAAAGTGTATGTATTAAACGGGGCTTTTATGATGGAGGATgaatacaaaaatttgttcCTAGCAACTTAGATGTAATAAGCGTTTGGTTGTGTTAACTGGATTTAACTGTAATCACATGAGCTTTGTGATCTAATACTGGATTGTCTAAATGAGCAATCAATGTTTTCTAATTTGTATAGAAGTACAATGCAATAGTTTATAAAGATATTtcctttcaaaaaaatgttgagaaaattatcaagttttttataaattcatcGAATATACGTAAATCAGGAAGCATGAATAAACATATGAAATGAGTGATTGTTAAGAGATTTTGTATCATAATTAAATGACAGGTTTTATTCCTAAATAAGTTGGAagattttttaaggtttgaagGAAAACTGcaggaaatttttcaaagcatCTCTCAATggagaaaattgtttgaaaattcgaTCTTATTCAAATCGATACAACATGGGTGATcttgttcaagcaactgaaactttcatttctaaaaatctcggatcagttttaaaaagtgcAGATTTTCTTCAGCTTGGTGTTGATGATGTCAAGGCTATATGCTGACGTTGGAAAGTGATGAAGTAAACTTAGAATtggaatgtttttgtttcgtaATGATTTTTATACAATAtctaaattaaacattttatttttattgttcttAAATCGTTGCGTGAAATGTTGTAATTGCAAGAAGCTAATTGTAATCCACA comes from the Clavelina lepadiformis chromosome 5, kaClaLepa1.1, whole genome shotgun sequence genome and includes:
- the LOC143460077 gene encoding kelch-like protein 21 isoform X2; the encoded protein is MEFSNNHATEILSNLNEERKTTKDFCDFTIKAGGKQFPVHKCVVGSFSEYFKKMFTTKMRESNLNEGSVEEVSGPTMASVINFIYTSCIILTHDNVYDVLEAAEYLWIISNYYYCS
- the LOC143460077 gene encoding kelch-like protein 21 isoform X1, producing the protein MTKLCFKRLQNFKQKVLGSVKLLFVSYIKLEKMEFSNNHATEILSNLNEERKTTKDFCDFTIKAGGKQFPVHKCVVGSFSEYFKKMFTTKMRESNLNEGSVEEVSGPTMASVINFIYTSCIILTHDNVYDVLEAAEYLWIISNYYYCS